Proteins from a single region of Undibacterium sp. KW1:
- a CDS encoding bifunctional diguanylate cyclase/phosphodiesterase: MHESISLTHTSFLPEYVEHCTTPGLRALLAQTASIDPVEQTAAFGRWWYQADSDGIVFSVVAANMLGVVSGWHASLGGGFTKVLMDDLLQLHAVLHNAAAGRVQAEYEFRIFNEGSGLRWLRLQSLPQATASGICEGILTDITTAKHAAMRERLSFETTRLFVGADSIGAAVTKVIQLVCENLGWDWGAYWTVETDTLGERQLKLQNYWHGQQETLSLFTQESQTMQVRPGTGLVGQVWQQGEPRWVENMNSDEDFLRNKSAALCHLRSGYIFPVAYITDEGERHCPGVLEFYSRLTRQSEAQLPSLSATIGALIAQTAQRLEQQETIRLLAQIDGLTELANRSYFYQILDSACKKSAASGTEFGLIFIDLDRFKPVNDAFGHEAGNVVLRGFSQRVQALPIPGKLVGRLGGDEFAILYQPDGSATPFNEQLDSLVRQVLHAAQLPFIFNGHEMTVSASIGISIYPDNGLNGPELLRAADTAMYRIKKNGRNDVSYFSSSTSYSLAVQQSDLAQRLTMQTELHQAIAEQALFLEYQPIFDANGQIHALEALIRWRRANGDIVRPDIFIPIAEESRLIIQLGNWVVHRACHDLARLHRCGFENVKVHVNMAASEFTSSTLPDELRAVVERSGIKPHHLCLELTESMLMHQPDHVIPIMSTLRRLGFGISLDDFGMGYSSLAHLKNLPISSMKIDRSFIKGLPQQSEDRAIVRTIIELGRNLRLNVIAEGVETDTQLAFLRQFGDTLIQGFVLSRPQPVEELIRVYGKWLELPLLGNA, from the coding sequence ATGCATGAATCCATTTCCCTGACCCATACTTCATTCTTGCCAGAATATGTGGAACACTGCACCACGCCGGGACTGCGGGCCCTGCTTGCACAAACAGCAAGCATAGATCCGGTTGAACAGACGGCAGCTTTTGGACGCTGGTGGTATCAGGCTGACAGTGATGGAATAGTGTTTTCCGTCGTTGCGGCGAACATGCTGGGTGTGGTCTCAGGCTGGCATGCCTCGCTGGGTGGCGGCTTTACAAAAGTGCTGATGGATGACTTGTTACAACTGCACGCCGTATTGCACAATGCGGCAGCCGGACGGGTGCAGGCGGAGTATGAATTCCGTATTTTCAATGAAGGCAGCGGACTGCGATGGTTACGTTTGCAATCCCTGCCGCAAGCAACTGCATCTGGTATTTGCGAAGGTATCCTGACTGATATCACGACGGCCAAACATGCAGCCATGCGTGAACGCCTGAGTTTTGAAACGACCAGGTTGTTTGTGGGGGCGGATTCTATAGGTGCTGCCGTCACCAAGGTTATACAACTGGTGTGTGAAAACCTGGGCTGGGATTGGGGCGCCTATTGGACAGTTGAAACAGATACGCTGGGCGAGCGCCAGTTGAAGCTACAAAATTATTGGCACGGTCAGCAAGAGACGCTCAGTTTGTTCACGCAAGAAAGCCAGACCATGCAAGTGCGCCCAGGTACGGGCCTGGTAGGGCAGGTGTGGCAGCAGGGCGAGCCTCGCTGGGTCGAGAACATGAATAGCGATGAGGATTTCTTGCGTAATAAAAGCGCGGCCCTGTGCCATTTACGCTCTGGCTATATCTTTCCGGTGGCGTATATCACCGACGAAGGTGAGCGCCACTGCCCTGGCGTGCTGGAATTCTATAGTCGCCTGACGCGCCAGAGTGAAGCGCAATTACCGAGCCTGTCTGCCACCATAGGTGCACTGATCGCACAAACCGCCCAAAGGCTGGAACAGCAAGAAACCATACGCCTGCTGGCGCAAATCGATGGCCTGACCGAGCTCGCCAACCGCAGCTATTTTTACCAGATACTCGACAGCGCCTGCAAAAAAAGCGCCGCCAGTGGCACTGAGTTTGGCCTGATCTTTATTGACCTTGACCGCTTCAAACCCGTCAATGACGCCTTTGGCCATGAGGCTGGCAATGTGGTCTTGCGCGGATTTTCACAAAGAGTGCAGGCCCTGCCCATACCCGGCAAGCTGGTGGGGCGGCTAGGCGGTGATGAATTTGCGATACTCTACCAGCCTGATGGCTCTGCCACGCCTTTCAATGAACAGCTTGATAGTCTGGTCAGGCAGGTGCTGCACGCAGCGCAATTACCCTTCATCTTCAATGGTCATGAGATGACGGTGTCGGCCAGCATAGGCATCAGCATCTACCCTGACAATGGCTTGAATGGCCCCGAGCTCTTGCGTGCGGCTGACACTGCCATGTACCGTATCAAGAAAAATGGCCGTAATGACGTCAGCTATTTTTCCAGCAGCACCTCCTACAGCCTGGCAGTGCAACAGTCAGACCTGGCGCAGCGCCTGACCATGCAAACCGAGTTGCACCAGGCCATTGCCGAGCAAGCTCTGTTCCTCGAATACCAGCCCATCTTTGATGCTAACGGCCAGATCCATGCCCTGGAAGCCCTGATACGCTGGCGCCGTGCCAATGGCGACATCGTGCGGCCCGACATCTTCATCCCCATTGCAGAAGAAAGCCGCCTCATCATCCAGCTAGGCAACTGGGTCGTGCACCGCGCCTGCCACGACCTGGCGCGCCTGCACCGCTGTGGTTTTGAGAATGTGAAGGTGCATGTCAACATGGCCGCTTCAGAATTCACCTCCAGCACGCTGCCAGACGAATTGCGCGCCGTCGTCGAGAGATCAGGCATCAAACCACACCACCTCTGCCTGGAGCTGACCGAGAGCATGCTCATGCATCAGCCCGACCATGTCATCCCCATCATGAGCACGCTGCGGCGGCTGGGCTTTGGCATCAGCCTCGACGATTTTGGGATGGGCTATTCCTCACTCGCCCACTTGAAGAACCTGCCCATTTCCTCGATGAAAATAGACCGCTCCTTCATCAAGGGTCTGCCCCAGCAAAGCGAAGACCGCGCCATCGTCCGCACCATCATAGAACTGGGGCGCAACCTGCGTCTGAATGTGATTGCAGAAGGCGTAGAAACCGACACCCAACTCGCCTTCTTGCGGCAGTTCGGGGATACGCTGATACAGGGTTTTGTGCTGTCCAGACCGCAGCCTGTCGAGGAGTTGATACGGGTGTATGGGAAGTGGCTGGAATTGCCATTGTTGGGGAATGCTTAA
- a CDS encoding S41 family peptidase: MTKTLPFSLFLSLLLSFSGNVQAQSQTQLTQIETATTKRPSDSNQELHERIIKSTAWLKLLEVLDKKYLGAVDETALSTFCRLALESAAPRTDKEASDSCYKTAISYLLPLAEFIPSEKLATLKKKPVFLGIGLELGIQDEYLKVVSTIESGAAHRGGVMAGDVILTLDGVSTKSQSLDSLVSRMRNTSASYTNLKIARRGVDQALSFDIPREEVKITSCRGRLLAADTGYLRASQFIDETRSQALMVIRRMEKENQGPLRNLILDLRGNPGGALPAIVGMAEPFIPASKLVLITKDKHGEKHEYRTTAEESSTESVSRLAPEIKSELKQIHLIILTDKLSGGGSESLIAALREYRPVTLMGEKTSGSNKVTEIVEIGNGSAIKMATATLYAPNEVSLPEDGIVPDRMVAFPSLSKADYGNSMNDPVLQAALLSIQENRKDQVKQKLD, translated from the coding sequence ATGACCAAAACCCTGCCATTCAGTCTATTTCTTTCCCTGTTGCTCTCCTTCTCCGGCAATGTTCAGGCACAAAGTCAGACACAACTGACACAGATTGAAACTGCAACGACGAAACGCCCTTCAGATTCAAATCAGGAGCTTCATGAGCGCATTATAAAATCAACAGCTTGGCTCAAATTACTTGAAGTCCTCGACAAGAAATATCTTGGGGCAGTAGACGAAACAGCACTTTCAACATTTTGCAGACTGGCACTAGAATCTGCTGCCCCCCGCACAGATAAAGAAGCAAGCGATTCATGCTACAAGACAGCAATCAGCTATCTACTGCCATTAGCAGAATTTATCCCGTCGGAAAAACTTGCCACCCTCAAGAAAAAGCCCGTTTTTTTGGGTATAGGGCTGGAACTGGGAATTCAAGATGAGTATTTAAAAGTCGTCTCCACGATTGAATCTGGTGCAGCACACCGTGGAGGTGTCATGGCAGGAGATGTGATACTGACTCTTGATGGAGTATCGACAAAGTCACAATCTCTGGACAGCCTGGTCAGTCGCATGCGAAACACATCGGCTTCATACACCAATTTAAAGATTGCCCGACGAGGTGTAGATCAAGCACTCAGCTTTGATATTCCTCGCGAAGAAGTTAAAATCACAAGTTGTCGGGGGCGCTTGTTAGCTGCAGACACTGGCTACCTTAGAGCAAGTCAGTTCATTGATGAAACGCGTTCCCAGGCATTGATGGTGATCAGAAGAATGGAGAAAGAAAATCAAGGTCCATTGCGCAATCTGATCCTGGACTTGCGTGGCAATCCCGGCGGCGCACTTCCTGCTATCGTCGGCATGGCTGAGCCTTTTATTCCAGCGAGTAAATTAGTGTTGATCACCAAAGACAAGCACGGCGAAAAGCACGAATATCGCACAACTGCCGAAGAATCGAGCACAGAATCCGTGTCCAGGCTTGCTCCTGAAATAAAAAGTGAGCTCAAGCAAATTCACTTGATCATCTTGACAGACAAGCTCTCAGGTGGCGGCAGCGAGTCCTTGATAGCTGCCCTGCGCGAATACAGACCAGTGACACTCATGGGTGAAAAAACGTCTGGATCAAACAAAGTTACAGAAATTGTCGAGATCGGTAATGGCAGCGCCATCAAGATGGCAACAGCGACGCTGTATGCACCAAACGAAGTAAGCCTGCCAGAAGATGGAATTGTTCCTGATAGGATGGTAGCTTTTCCCAGCCTTTCAAAAGCTGATTATGGTAATTCAATGAACGATCCTGTTTTGCAGGCGGCATTATTATCCATTCAAGAGAATCGTAAAGATCAAGTTAAACAAAAACTGGATTGA
- a CDS encoding PAS domain-containing methyl-accepting chemotaxis protein, which translates to MRLNQPVSGKEVEIKDGQSIVSKTDLQGNIEYCNPTFIEISGFEEHELIGSPHNLVRHPDMPVQAFADLWGTIKEGRQWDGMVKNRCKNGDHYWVRANVTPVMEKGQVIGYMSVRTKPSRAEIADAEKLYQRMREDQSGSMKLHHGQLVKTGLAGRLQRALDMSGTTRLVLGMLAIFAAVAALGVAQFMRSDVRTADLAFLLLASILIAWNTYAIHRAYLRPLQQAIMAARAMAGGDLTTEVPKGDGSEMGQLMQAMRQMNINLVAIISDVRSNVNSITRGSREIADGNLDLSNRTEAQASNLEETAASMEEFASTIKQNSDSAAQASQQAEAASGIARQSGDMVNKVGNTMQDISESARSIENIISLIDGIAFQTNILALNAAVEAARAGEQGRGFAVVASEVRNLAQRSASAAKEIKQLITASMSKVDTGNKLVADTTRTMSQLVSAVQNVASIIHEISNASHEQSDGVEQMNQAITQMDELTQQNAAMVEEAAASSGSLAEESKHLQHAISVFKLRDAGQATARTRPAPVLRQYEDKAAQKTGVKRLRIGAA; encoded by the coding sequence ATGCGTCTCAATCAGCCAGTCAGCGGGAAAGAAGTTGAAATCAAGGATGGACAATCCATCGTTTCTAAAACTGACCTCCAGGGCAATATCGAATATTGCAATCCCACCTTTATCGAAATTAGCGGCTTTGAAGAGCATGAGCTGATAGGTTCGCCGCATAATCTGGTGCGCCATCCCGATATGCCGGTGCAGGCCTTTGCAGATTTGTGGGGTACCATCAAAGAGGGGCGGCAGTGGGACGGCATGGTCAAGAACCGTTGCAAGAATGGTGACCATTACTGGGTGCGGGCGAATGTCACTCCTGTCATGGAAAAAGGCCAGGTGATAGGGTATATGTCCGTGCGCACCAAGCCCAGCCGTGCCGAGATTGCTGATGCGGAAAAACTCTACCAGCGCATGCGTGAAGACCAGAGCGGCAGCATGAAGCTGCATCATGGTCAGTTGGTAAAAACAGGGCTGGCCGGGCGCCTGCAGCGGGCACTGGACATGTCAGGAACGACCAGGCTGGTGCTGGGCATGCTGGCTATCTTCGCCGCCGTTGCTGCCCTGGGTGTAGCGCAATTCATGCGTTCTGATGTGCGCACTGCTGATCTCGCATTCTTGCTTCTCGCCAGCATATTGATTGCCTGGAATACTTATGCCATACACCGCGCGTATCTCCGGCCTTTGCAGCAGGCCATCATGGCTGCCCGCGCCATGGCCGGTGGTGATTTGACGACTGAAGTCCCCAAGGGGGATGGCAGTGAGATGGGGCAATTAATGCAGGCCATGCGGCAGATGAATATCAACCTGGTTGCCATCATCAGCGATGTGCGCAGCAACGTCAATTCCATCACGCGAGGCAGTCGTGAGATCGCCGATGGCAATCTTGACCTGTCAAACCGTACAGAAGCCCAGGCTTCGAATCTCGAAGAAACCGCTGCCAGCATGGAAGAATTTGCTTCCACCATCAAGCAAAATTCCGATAGTGCCGCCCAGGCCAGCCAGCAGGCAGAAGCTGCGTCGGGCATCGCCAGGCAGAGCGGCGACATGGTCAACAAGGTGGGCAATACCATGCAAGACATCAGCGAGTCGGCCAGGAGTATAGAAAACATCATCAGTCTCATTGATGGCATTGCCTTTCAGACCAATATACTCGCCCTGAATGCGGCAGTCGAAGCGGCGCGGGCAGGCGAGCAGGGACGTGGGTTTGCCGTAGTGGCCAGTGAAGTACGCAACCTGGCCCAGCGTTCTGCCAGTGCTGCCAAAGAGATCAAGCAACTCATCACGGCTTCGATGAGCAAGGTTGATACCGGCAACAAACTCGTGGCCGACACGACCAGGACGATGTCACAACTGGTCAGCGCTGTGCAAAACGTGGCCAGCATCATTCATGAAATCAGCAATGCCAGCCACGAGCAAAGCGATGGTGTGGAACAGATGAACCAGGCCATTACACAGATGGATGAGCTGACCCAGCAAAATGCCGCCATGGTAGAAGAAGCCGCCGCTTCTTCTGGCAGTCTGGCAGAAGAGAGCAAACATCTGCAACATGCTATCAGCGTATTCAAGCTCCGTGATGCAGGCCAGGCTACTGCCAGGACCAGGCCCGCCCCTGTGTTGCGTCAGTACGAAGACAAAGCCGCTCAAAAAACCGGTGTCAAGCGCTTGCGGATCGGTGCTGCGTGA
- the fusA gene encoding elongation factor G has product MTNTTPRAASNKASAYSALSNVRNNWRNFGIIAHIDAGKTTLSERILFKTGEIHRTGEVHEGNATMDTMALEKERGITIGAAATRCIWNGHEFTLIDTPGHIDFAIEVERSLRVLDGAITVLSGVAGVQPQTETVWHQAEKHGVPMIIFVNKMDQTGADFARVTEQVRKQLGARPVPLAIPVGAADEFGGVIDVLQQRLLQWDAKGNMTVLALPAELQAQAQAAYAYAASVAAEASDALTDAYLANDTLTHAEILQGLRTLTLARKATPMLAGSAYKNAGIEPLLDAVIAWLPAPDDRAAPVATLNGNSVTVATGDTDPLAALVFKVTHDEHGSLAFVRIYGGSLHEGETIWNASLDSSVRIGRLYVVHADERTSTTQSGAGSIIAIANLKDALTGQTLSSKAQPWTLESIHAGEPVVALAVEPGSGTDRAKMLAALDKFRREDPSLRLENNVETGETILWGMGELHLDVVLERARREAAVDIRVGAPHVAYKETMGLPMVEAEGKLDKQNGGKGMYARVVVRLELLDDGEFAFANVVKGGVIPTAFFPAVEKGVQQAMQQGPLGQKVTGVKVTLLDGDFHAVDSNEMAFIIAAKEAVLAGLRKAKPVLLEPVMKVTVDAPAINTGDVIGDLQRRSGRVLGIAENTGRVEVVADVPLTRLFGHTNDLRSLSQGRAFASSVYARHAACDVEEASFV; this is encoded by the coding sequence ATGACGAACACCACACCCCGTGCCGCTTCCAACAAGGCATCTGCTTACTCTGCGCTCAGTAATGTGCGTAACAACTGGCGCAACTTTGGCATCATCGCGCACATAGACGCTGGCAAGACTACGCTGTCTGAACGCATCCTGTTTAAAACCGGCGAAATCCACCGCACTGGCGAAGTCCATGAAGGCAATGCCACCATGGACACCATGGCACTGGAAAAAGAACGCGGCATCACCATTGGTGCAGCGGCGACCCGCTGCATCTGGAACGGTCATGAATTCACGCTGATTGATACGCCAGGCCACATCGACTTTGCGATCGAAGTTGAGCGCTCTCTGCGCGTGCTTGACGGTGCTATCACCGTTTTGTCTGGCGTGGCTGGCGTGCAGCCGCAGACTGAGACTGTCTGGCATCAGGCCGAGAAACATGGCGTGCCCATGATCATCTTCGTCAACAAGATGGACCAGACTGGTGCTGACTTTGCCCGCGTGACGGAACAGGTGCGCAAGCAACTGGGTGCGCGCCCTGTGCCGCTGGCGATACCTGTTGGTGCGGCGGATGAGTTTGGTGGCGTTATCGATGTCTTGCAACAGCGTCTGCTGCAATGGGATGCCAAGGGCAATATGACGGTGCTGGCTCTGCCCGCAGAATTGCAGGCGCAAGCGCAGGCAGCGTATGCGTATGCAGCCTCGGTTGCGGCAGAAGCGAGTGATGCATTGACGGATGCCTATCTGGCGAACGACACGCTGACTCATGCAGAAATTTTGCAAGGTTTGCGTACCCTGACGCTGGCCAGAAAAGCCACGCCCATGCTGGCCGGTTCTGCGTATAAAAACGCAGGTATAGAACCGTTGCTCGATGCCGTGATAGCCTGGCTGCCTGCACCTGATGACCGCGCTGCTCCCGTTGCGACTTTGAACGGTAACAGTGTGACCGTGGCAACTGGTGATACTGATCCTCTGGCCGCGCTGGTGTTCAAGGTCACGCATGATGAGCATGGCTCGCTGGCGTTTGTGCGTATTTACGGCGGCAGTCTGCATGAAGGTGAAACCATCTGGAATGCCAGCCTGGATAGTTCTGTGCGCATAGGCCGTTTGTATGTCGTGCATGCGGATGAACGTACCAGTACCACGCAGTCTGGCGCGGGCAGTATCATCGCCATCGCCAACCTGAAAGACGCGCTGACGGGGCAAACTTTGTCCAGCAAGGCGCAACCGTGGACACTGGAATCCATCCATGCTGGTGAGCCCGTGGTGGCACTGGCGGTTGAACCAGGCAGTGGCACTGACCGTGCAAAGATGTTGGCAGCGCTGGACAAGTTCCGTCGTGAAGATCCGTCTTTGCGTCTGGAAAACAATGTCGAAACTGGCGAGACCATTTTGTGGGGCATGGGTGAATTGCATCTGGATGTGGTGCTGGAACGTGCACGCCGCGAAGCTGCGGTAGATATACGTGTCGGTGCGCCGCATGTGGCTTACAAGGAAACCATGGGCCTGCCTATGGTCGAAGCAGAAGGCAAGCTGGACAAGCAAAACGGCGGCAAAGGCATGTATGCCCGCGTGGTCGTGCGGCTTGAGCTGCTGGATGACGGTGAGTTTGCCTTTGCCAATGTCGTCAAGGGTGGCGTGATACCAACGGCGTTTTTCCCGGCTGTTGAAAAAGGCGTACAGCAGGCCATGCAGCAAGGCCCGCTGGGGCAAAAAGTGACAGGCGTCAAAGTTACTTTGCTCGATGGTGATTTCCATGCCGTCGATAGTAATGAAATGGCCTTTATCATCGCCGCCAAGGAAGCCGTGCTGGCAGGCTTGCGCAAGGCTAAACCAGTCTTGCTCGAACCTGTGATGAAAGTGACCGTTGATGCCCCCGCCATCAACACTGGCGATGTCATCGGTGACTTGCAAAGACGCAGCGGCCGCGTTTTGGGCATCGCAGAAAACACAGGCCGTGTTGAAGTGGTGGCCGATGTGCCCCTGACCAGGCTGTTCGGTCATACGAATGACTTGCGTTCTCTGTCACAGGGCAGGGCGTTTGCCAGTTCGGTCTATGCGCGTCATGCGGCTTGTGATGTGGAAGAGGCTTCGTTTGTATGA
- a CDS encoding type II toxin-antitoxin system RelE/ParE family toxin, whose amino-acid sequence MKLIWKSLALADRERIMDYIAEDKPQAAIDLDESFEHTADQFLLNPRMYKPGRVKKTREAVVHPNYIMVYAIEGDTISILRVLHSAQAWP is encoded by the coding sequence TTGAAGCTCATCTGGAAATCACTCGCGCTGGCAGATCGCGAGCGTATCATGGACTACATCGCAGAAGACAAACCACAAGCCGCAATTGATCTTGATGAATCCTTTGAGCACACGGCAGATCAGTTTTTGCTCAACCCACGCATGTACAAACCTGGCCGTGTCAAAAAAACGCGTGAAGCAGTCGTTCATCCCAACTACATCATGGTGTATGCAATTGAGGGCGACACCATCAGCATACTTAGAGTTTTGCATAGCGCGCAGGCGTGGCCTTGA
- a CDS encoding 3'-5' exonuclease has product MKTNYYLVIDFEATCCNQGSVPREQMEIIEFGAVMVEATNFQVLSQFQSFVRPVRHPVLTGFCTELTSIQQHDVDGAPLFKDVAVQFKKWLHQYQGFVFCSWGDYDRKQLQQDCAFHGVPNPVGAPHINLKPLMSERLSLSKKLGLGQALRQAGMQFEGTAHRGIDDARNIARLLPLLFDARDR; this is encoded by the coding sequence ATGAAAACAAATTATTACCTCGTCATCGACTTTGAAGCCACCTGCTGCAACCAGGGCAGTGTGCCGCGTGAACAAATGGAAATCATAGAATTCGGTGCAGTCATGGTCGAAGCAACAAATTTCCAGGTGCTCAGCCAGTTCCAGAGTTTTGTCCGGCCTGTCAGGCACCCGGTGCTGACTGGCTTTTGTACAGAGCTCACATCGATACAACAACACGATGTGGATGGTGCACCCTTGTTCAAGGATGTGGCAGTTCAATTCAAAAAATGGCTGCATCAATACCAGGGCTTTGTATTTTGCTCCTGGGGCGATTATGATCGCAAGCAATTGCAGCAGGACTGCGCCTTTCATGGCGTCCCCAATCCTGTCGGTGCGCCGCACATCAACCTCAAGCCCTTGATGTCTGAACGCCTGAGTCTCAGTAAAAAGCTGGGCCTGGGCCAGGCTCTGCGCCAGGCAGGCATGCAGTTTGAAGGTACTGCCCACCGTGGCATAGACGATGCGCGCAATATCGCACGGCTGTTGCCTTTGCTGTTCGATGCCAGAGATCGTTAA
- a CDS encoding DUF2314 domain-containing protein → MHWRNHPALKSKLHPEYPDDLQVIVHDGGPRLTERRPELVWVRINGLENEVLSGTVLNAPTQLQSVRQNQQIQFALAGVEHPVMLTAKYLQEKSAWNIQPCDKCGFTHMFDAPSDLIKVIFPNIPADAEMEGFTSFYPLCGGVQIIESRTIAPLAEIKRPWWKFWSS, encoded by the coding sequence ATGCATTGGCGCAATCACCCTGCTCTGAAAAGCAAACTGCATCCTGAATATCCTGACGACCTGCAAGTCATCGTGCACGATGGCGGGCCACGCTTGACAGAGCGCCGCCCGGAACTGGTCTGGGTCAGGATAAACGGACTCGAAAATGAAGTGCTGAGTGGCACGGTCTTGAATGCGCCAACACAATTACAGTCGGTGCGACAAAATCAGCAGATACAATTTGCGCTGGCTGGCGTCGAGCATCCTGTCATGCTGACTGCAAAATACCTGCAAGAAAAATCTGCCTGGAATATCCAGCCTTGTGACAAGTGCGGTTTTACGCACATGTTTGATGCGCCGTCAGACTTGATTAAAGTCATTTTCCCCAATATACCAGCAGATGCAGAGATGGAAGGCTTTACCAGCTTTTACCCTCTTTGTGGCGGGGTACAAATCATAGAATCCAGGACCATTGCACCACTGGCTGAAATCAAACGCCCATGGTGGAAATTCTGGTCATCCTGA